In Xyrauchen texanus isolate HMW12.3.18 chromosome 14, RBS_HiC_50CHRs, whole genome shotgun sequence, the following are encoded in one genomic region:
- the gpr156 gene encoding probable G-protein coupled receptor 156 yields the protein MEAGLNCSSHCESGVCFIYPGMNHQQGWDVLQRLCALSVRDVDAQSGTLSPALRTVVWTLLSCGILLALFFLIFTLRFKNNRIVKMSSPNLNVLTLCGSVLTYISGFLFAMEERSPLQEVGSRAILQARIWTLCIGSSLVFGPILGKTWRLYRVFTQRVPDKRVIIRDIQLMGLVALLVLVDIVFLTTWGLMDPIKCSRSLSAMVKVIEMDASYSLSQLESCSSRFSDLWVTLLSVLKGSLLLYGTYLAGLTSNVSLPPVNQSMTIMGAVCLVTMSTAVAVPVSLYMYALPNVAYSVVSGAIFICTLAINCLLFVPQLTQWRQFKEETNSHPSQMAKYFSSPSKTTNSMYSEDEIYYLLGENDSMRRLINEKNAIIDSLQEQVNNAKDKLLKLMTVNHHLDEGEMDSSNTNLNSTSTQTTVVFPDSPPTPLLTKYSEVASNVAHYIPPPTLPSHITSQQTSPESPKATEVSPSTPQLRPPPLPDEASQVNCRRSDYVSLKCSTEKVLPILNSIRNSTSISDSLEGVTVILEKPMGQCKFVQGSSPLNRWSSSAQVDTSTTLENTAVSTAGRQGFIRNDQLVEILQDLSVDAVSSSLRSPDQLRRTSINPDHEHLNSALSSLSPRSPLQFYFPTISPCLMRKRRPPFYSTREGPPPYYFPGSGPPGHRRASAFPDSDHPKSPTNPPSQDLGPGLQPRRSRSRQDSWELSSRKCSITPFTEQVPQLASAGLMEGVNTLNEPYDYSDSDSSSSEGYCYYHRPYCGACRHHPYDSTDSLTSESSDSEDGGFCHSAQPVVNFKVDLKPTFV from the exons ATGGAGGCAGGACTGAATTGCAGCTCACACTGCGAGTCTGGTGTCTGCTTCATCTATCCAGGGATGAACCACCAGCAGGGCTGGGATGTACTGCAGAGACTCTGTGCTCTCTCAGTG AGGGATGTGGATGCACAGAGTGGAACCCTGTCTCCTGCTCTTCGCACTGTAGTCTGGACACTGCTCTCTTGTGGGATACTTCTGGCCCTCTTCTTCCTCATTTTCACTCTCAGATTCAAAAACAATAG GATAGTGAAGATGTCCAGTCCCAATCTGAATGTGCTGACTCTCTGTGGCAGTGTACTTACATACATCAGTGGCTTCTTATTTGCCATGGAGGAGAGATCACCTCTACAAGAAGTAGGATCAAGAGCAATCTTACAG GCGCGGATCTGGACACTGTGTATCGGCAGCTCTCTGGTGTTTGGTCCCATACTTGGGAAAACATGGCGGCTCTACAGAGTGTTTACTCAGCGTGTGCCTGACAAGAGAGTG ATTATTAGAGACATTCAGTTGATGGGTTTGGTTGCTCTGCTGGTCCTAGTGGACATTGTTTTTCTAACAACATGGGGTCTGATGGATCCAATTAAGTGCTCTCGGTCTTTAAGTGCAATGGTGAAG GTAATAGAGATGGATGCATCCTACTCTCTGTCCCAGCTAGAATCCTGTTCCTCTCGCTTCTCTGACCTTTGGGTAACACTTCTCTCTGTGCTTAAG GGCAGCCTCCTCCTTTATGGCACATACCTTGCTGGCCTGACAAGCAACGTCAGCTTGCCCCCAGTAAACCAGTCCATGACCATCATGGGTGCTGTCTGCCTGGTTACCATGTCAACTGCTGTGGCTGTGCCCGTGTCTCTTTACATGTATGCCTTGCCCAATGTGGCCTACAGTGTAGTGTCTGGAGCCATCTTCATCTGTACACTAGCCATAAACTGTCTGCTGTTTGTCCCTCAA TTGACCCAGTGGAGACAGTTTAAAGAGGAGACAAACTCTCATCCCAGTCAGATGGCCAAATACTTCAGTAGTCCCAGCAAGACCACAAACTCCATGTACAGTGAGGATGAAATCTATTATCTACTTGGAGAAAATGACTCCATGAGAAGGCTCATCAATGAG AAGAATGCCATTATTGACAGCCTGCAGGAACAAGTGAACAATGCCAAGGACAAACTGCTCAAACTGATGACCGTCAACCACCACTTGGATGAAGGTGAAATGGACTCCTCCAACACAAACCTCAACTCCACCTCAACCCAAACCACAGTGGTATTTCCAGATTCTCCTCCAACCCCACTCCTAACAAAATACTCAGAAGTTGCTTCCAATGTAGCTCACTACATACCTCCTCCAACACTTCCTTCTCACATTACCTCACAACAAACATCCCCTGAAAGCCCAAAAGCTACAGAGGTGTCTCCATCTACCCCACAACTAAGGCCTCCACCGCTTCCAGATGAGGCCTCTCAGGTTAACTGTCGGAGGTCTGATTATGTGAGTTTGAAGTGTAGCACAGAAAAGGTACTTCCTATCCTGAACAGCATCAGAAACTCTACAAGTATCTCAGACAGTCTTGAAGGAGTAACCGTGATTTTGGAGAAACCTATGGGTCAGTGCAAATTTGTGCAGGGTTCCTCTCCTCTGAATCGTTGGTCTAGTTCAGCTCAGGTTGATACATCGACCACATTAGAAAATACTGCTGTGTCAACAGCAGGACGACAGGGCTTTATAAGGAATGACCAACTGGTGGAGATTCTGCAGGACCTGAGCGTGGATGCTGTGAGCAGCTCTCTCAGATCACCCGACCAGTTGCGGAGAACTTCTATCAATCCAGATCATGAACATCTTAACTCTGCTCTTTCTTCGCTCTCTCCTCGATCACCCCTACAATTCTACTTCCCCACCATTTCACCCTGTCTCATGCGGAAACGCAGACCTCCGTTTTACTCCACTAGAGAGGGACCTCCTCCTTACTATTTTCCAGGCTCCGGACCTCCAGGACATAGAAGAGCATCAGCTTTTCCAGATTCTGATCACCCCAAAAGTCCTACCAACCCTCCAAGTCAGGACTTAGGTCCAGGACTTCAACCAAGAAGAAGCCGCTCCAGACAGGACAGTTGGGAGTTGTCTTCTCGCAAATGTTCTATTACTCCTTTTACGGAACAGGTTCCTCAGCTTGCCTCAGCTGGGCTGATGGAGGGGGTTAATACATTGAATGAGCCATATGACTACTCAGACTCAGACTCCAGCAGCTCAGAGGGCTACTGTTACTACCACCGTCCTTACTGCGGGGCCTGTCGACATCACCCATATGACTCCACAGACAGCCTCACATCAGAGAGCTCTGACAGTGAGGATGGAGGGTTCTGCCACTCAGCACAACCTGTAGTGAACTTTAAAGTGGATCTTAAACCAACCTTTGTTTGA